One window of Quercus robur chromosome 5, dhQueRobu3.1, whole genome shotgun sequence genomic DNA carries:
- the LOC126727881 gene encoding uncharacterized protein LOC126727881, whose protein sequence is MFNYVHVDEKWFYMSKESKKYYLLPREQEPLHARKSKRFITNVVVLDAVAQPRFDSSGNQEFNGKIPIFPFTYKEPAKRTSKNSVAGTVETKLVSSVTKDVIRSCLIEEVLEVFLAIRAKCPHDTKNIIFIQQDNAKPQIEPNDPEFLEVASSDGFNINISCQLPNSPDMNVLYLGFFRAIQSLQHLEAPSKVDDFVNAIEKAFHDLPSQSLNHVFLTLQQCMIEVIKYFRGNNYKLTHMGKEKLEKFGPLPLQLGCDRDIVEKAILHL, encoded by the coding sequence atGTTCAATTATGTCCATGTCGATGAAAAGTGGTTTTACATGTCCAAGGAATCAAAAAAGTATTATCTTCTCCCTCGAGAACAAGAGCCTTTACATGCTCGTAAAAGCAAACGGTTTATTACCAACGTAGTGGTTCTTGATGCAGTAGCTCAACCAAGATTTGATTCATCtggaaatcaagaatttaatggaaaaattccaatttttcCATTCACATACAAGGAGCCTGCCAAACGCACCAGTAAGAATAGTGTAGCTGGCACAGTAGAGACAAAGCTGGTATCATCAGTGACCAAAGATGTGATAAGATCATGCTTAATTGAGgaagttcttgaagtttttCTAGCAATTCGAGCTAAATGTCCACATGATACGAAGAATATCATATTCATTCAACAAGACAATGCTAAGCCTCAAATTGAGCCGAATGACCCTGAATTTCTTGAAGTTGCATCAAGTGATggatttaatataaatatatccTGTCAACTGCCTAATAGTCCAGACATGAATGTTTTGTATCTTGGATTTTTTAGAGCTATTCAATCACTGCAGCATTTAGAAGCACCTTCAAAAGTTGATGATTTCGTCAATGCAATAGAAAAAGCTTTTCACGATTTGCCATCACAAAGCCTAAATCACGTTTTCTTAACTTTGCAACAATGCATGATTGAggtgataaaatattttagggGAAACAATTACAAGTTGACACATATGGGTAAAGAAAAATTGGAGAAGTTTGGTCCTCTTCCCCTTCAACTTGGATGTGATCGCGATATTGTGGAAAAAGCCATCCTTCACCTCTAG
- the LOC126725268 gene encoding LRR receptor-like serine/threonine-protein kinase IOS1: MGRFKNFIPALFGGLALILLVQAQDQSGFISIDCGLAENSSYSEPTTGIKYISDAIYINTGVSKSIPLEFKDGLQQQAWTLRSFPQGIRNCYSINNITQGAKYIIRANFYYMNYDGQGKLPEFDLHLGPNLWDTIKIENSSLGVIKELIHVPSLNHIQVCLVNTGLGTPFISALELRPINSSLYVTNFGSLSLFLRSDLGSEKGYRYKDDVYDRYWSSLNFNDWKAVSTSLTVNKERHNAYWVPSVVMSTAATPINESAPMEFYVQPTDINSEFYVYMHFAEVVKLRANESRSFNITINGELWYGPLSPTYLLTDTVYSTTALTGGKYVFSILKTGNSTLPPIINAIEIYTVKDLPRSETDQQDVGAITNLKSTYGVERNWRGDPCAPKAYSWEGLNCSYEGYNPPRIISLNLSSSGLTGEISVDISNLVMLQYLDLSNNSLTGSVPAFLTQLKYLRVLNLKQNQLNGSIPAKLIEISEKGSLLLSVDENSNFCGSGSCNKKKKNIAFPIVASVGGLFILSLTVVAILWGLRSRKQQHTTKVAKVDLEPNVQNQSLESIQRQFTYPDLLRITNNFERILGKGGFGTVFHGCIENTQVAVKMLSASSVQGYQQFQAEVKLLMRVHHKNLTTLVGYCYEGTNMGLVYEYMANGDLEAHLSGENTNILSWEARLQIAMDAAQGLEYLHHGCKPPIIHRDVKTTNILLNEKCRAKLADFGLSKIFPTDGGTHVSTVVAGTPGYLDPEYYITNWLTEKSDVYSFGVVLLEIITNRPVIERSKERIHISQWVSSMLAKGDIKNIVDPKLDGNYNVNSVWKAVEIAMLCLSPTSSKRPTMDQVVAELKESVETELAQRKDRYEDESKDSFDMININVTTALNPLAR; encoded by the exons ATGGGGCGGTTCAAAAATTTCATCCCTGCATTGTTTGGTGGTTTGGCTCTCATTCTTTTGGTTCAAGCTCAGGATCAATCGG GCTTCATAAGCATAGATTGTGGACTAGCAGAAAATTCGAGCTATTCAGAGCCCACAACAGGCATAAAATACATTTCTGATGCGATCTACATTAACACTGGTGTAAGTAAGAGCATACCACTTGAATTCAAAGATGGCCTACAACAACAAGCGTGGACACTCAGAAGCTTTCCACAAGGTATCCGGAACTGTTACAGcataaacaacattacacaagGCGCTAAATATATTATCCGAGCAAACTTCTATTATATGAATTATGATGGTCAGGGCAAATTGCCTGAATTTGATCTGCATCTTGGACCAAATTTGTGGGATACCATCAAAATAGAGAATAGTTCCCTTGGTGTAATCAAGGAGCTCATACATGTACCATCTCTAAATCACATACAAGTCTGCCTTGTAAACACTGGTCTTGGGACACCATTTATATCAGCATTAGAGCTAAGGCCAATAAACAGTTCATTGTATGTGACAAATTTTGGATCATTGTCGCTCTTCTTACGCTCTGATTTGGGTTCAGAAAAAGGATACAG GTATAAGGATGATGTTTATGATCGCTATTGGTCAAGCCTGAACTTCAATGATTGGAAAGCTGTAAGTACCTCGTTGACAGTAAACAAAGAAAGACACAATGCTTACTGGGTACCATCTGTTGTCATGAGTACTGCTGCTACACCAATAAATGAGAGTGCTCCCATGGAATTCTACGTTCAGCCAACTGACATAAATTCTGAATTTTATGTCTACATGCACTTTGCTGAAGTTGTAAAGCTAAGAGCGAATGAGTCCAGATCATTCAACATTACAATAAATGGAGAACTCTGGTATGGACCCCTTTCTCCTACATACTTGTTGACGGATACTGTGTACAGCACAACGGCCTTGACAGGAGGAAAATATGTTTTCTCTATCCTCAAAACTGGGAATTCAACACTTCCACCAATCATCAATGCAATTGAGATATATACAGTCAAAGATCTCCCACGATCAGAAACCGACCAACAAGATG TTGGTGCCATAACAAACCTCAAGTCAACGTACGGAGTGGAGAGGAATTGGCGTGGAGATCCGTGTGCCCCAAAAGCATACTCGTGGGAAGGTCTTAATTGTAGCTACGAGGGTTATAATCCCCCTAGAATAATATCCTT GAATTTGTCCTCAAGTGGATTAACCGGAGAAATATCAGTTGATATATCAAATCTCGTAATGTTACAATACTT GGATTTATCAAACAATAGCTTAACGGGATCGGTGCCAGCGtttttaactcaattaaaaTACTTGAGGGTCTT aaacttaaaacaaaaccaACTTAATGGTTCAATTCCAGCTAAGCTCATTGAAATTTCTGAGAAGGGTTCACTATTGTTAAG TGTggatgaaaattcaaatttttgtggaTCTGGTTCatgcaacaagaagaagaagaatattgcCTTTCCAATTGTAGCATCAGTTGGTGGATTGTTCATCCTCTCGTTAACTGTTGTGGCCATCTTGTGGGGGCTAAGAAGCAGAAAACAACAACATACGACTaaag TTGCCAAAGTAGATCTTGAACCCAACGTCCAGAATCAATCATTGGAGTCAATACAACGACAATTTACATATCCTGATCTCCTAAGAATTACCAACAACTTTGAGAGAATTCTTGGTAAGGGTGGATTTGGAACAGTTTTCCATGGCTGCATTGAAAACACTCAAGTGGCAGTGAAAATGCTCTCTGCATCATCAGTTCAAGGATATCAGCAATTTCAAGCAGAG GTAAAACTTCTTATGAGAGTTCATCATAAAAACTTAACTACCCTTGTCGGGTATTGCTATGAAGGAACAAACATGGGGCTTGTTTATGAGTACATGGCCAACGGAGACTTAGAAGCACATCTTTCAG GTGAGAATACAAATATCTTGAGTTGGGAAGCCAGACTTCAAATAGCAATGGATGCAGCACAAG GATTGGAGTATTTGCACCATGGTTGTAAGCCACCTATAATTCATAGAGATGTGAAGACAACAAACATCTTACTGAATGAAAAGTGCCGTGCCAAACTAGCTGATTTTGGTCTATCCAAGATTTTCCCAACTGATGGTGGCACTCATGTCTCAACTGTTGTTGCTGGCACCCCTGGGTACCTAGACCCTGA GTACTATATAACCAATTGGTTAACTGAGAAAAGTGATGTATATAGTTTTGGAGTTGTGCTTTTGGAGATAATCACGAATCGACCTGTGATAGAAAGATCCAAAGAAAGGATTCACATAAGTCAGTGGGTGAGTTCCATGCTTGCTAAAGgggatataaaaaatattgttgatcCAAAGTTGGATGGAAATTACAACGTCAACTCTGTGTGGAAAGCTGTTGAAATAGCAATGCTTTGTTTATCTCCAACATCCAGTAAAAGGCCAACAATGGATCAGGTAGTGGCAGAACTGAAGGAGTCCGTGGAAACTGAATTAGCTCAAAGGAAAGACCGATATGAGGatgaatcaaaagattcatttGACATGATCAACATCAATGTGACGACTGCACTCAATCCTTTAGCCAGGTAA